The genomic segment GGCCGAGGTCAAGGGTTCGGGGCCGGGGCCCGGGGTTGGGGTCGGGGGCTGGTGCGCAGCCGGAGTCGGGGGTTGAGGTCCGAGTCCGAGGTCAGGGTCAGGGCCGAGTTTGGGGTTCAAGGCCAGGGTCAAGGTCGGGGCCAGGGCGGTGTTCGGGATCGGGGTTAGGGGTCGAGGTCAGGGGCTGGGGTCTGGGGTCGGGGCCAGAGGTTGGGGTAGTATCACCTATGATAtcgtttaaaaatatttattttatttgctttTAATTAATACAATATAATTTAATTGCGTATCaaacataatataatttaatacaaGTGAATACCAAAAATAATACTATACAATACAATATGGCGTACGAAATGTGCATAATTAATGTTagtaaatgagaaaattttatctCAATAGAAATAGGATCAGTAGAGTTACCAATAAAAATCAATCAATAGCAAATTGAGTCACCTAATCTACTCACAAATAGAAATAAGGAAATTAGAGAAGTCATTTATAAAAACGGGTAATAGAAGTTTCCTATAGTACGAACAAATGAACTAAAAAGAAGAATAAACTATTGCCTCACTAAATAAttcacaaaaaaaattatttatctgaTTTTGAATAAAAATTACCATTTGATGCCAATCTGGACTTTGAAATTAAATGGTTAAATACATAATGATGTTACATGCTTTAAGTGAATGAttcaaatatattatattatacacaTATGAGTGGTCAACATGCATTAAACACTTATAATGAACTCTAAAATCTAATAAGTTTGGTTGGAGCACATCCCTCACTCTTAAAATAGAATAATTAGGAACATGAAAGCCATGCCAACACACGTCGGTATAACTGTATACCCACAATTTATGGGACATATGGGCTTGTGTGAAGTGTATGACCAAAACAAATATAAATTGTAGAGTTATCATATTCACTAcccaaattaattaaacaattgaTAAATTTTCATCACATATTTTGAGCTTTCATAGTACCTAGTAAAGTGCCATCTTTATTTTgtgtatttattatattttttttgtatgagctttatttaaatttaaaccattatgggaatttaaattattttcaaaagacgaaaaaaatgaaaatattaaaaataaaagaagtgCAAACAGATAGAgattttatcaaaaaaaaaattaaattcacaCAACTCACACTATGGGAAATATAACAAATTAGGAGGCTACACTTCTCAGTATTCTCTCCCTTATAATTACAATCTCATATTTCTAGTAAAATTTTAAAAtcgattttttaattttaaagcaCAAATCCTATATACAAAACAACAAATTCTCTTTTAAGCTTTGTGTATATCACAATTTCCAAACTGAAATCTGCTCTAGAAAAATAAGATTCTGCATGGCTAGTTAATGTGATCTATTTTTAATACATGTTTGAGTGGAAGCATCCATTAGGACACACATGGAGTTACAAGGTTGTCATGTCTTCCCCTTCTCTCCTCCCTCCATTAATATATACCTCCTAATTTTAATTGCTCTTTACAAATTAAATATTATTGCTACCTAAAATTTGATTCAGTGATTATGTACATGGTCGAAATGATAACATAAAATATATAGTACAacatttgtttttaaaaaaataaaaaaatcgttACTTTCAAAGATGTTtgagttaaaaaaatatatttttaggacAAACTAGCATGGTATGctacatatttatataaaataggGACAATATAGTATAGTACACTTTAACAAGGTCCTTTGTCTAATAACCAGTCCTAGATGGGTCTCTCTGCGATAATCGCCCAATTATGCATTGTTTCATGGTGTGTTACTACTATGTTATATGATCCAGTCTTTGCTTCCAAACAAAAATGCTTCTGTGATTTTCCGGCTATCTTCAACTTCGGAGACTCGAATTCGGACACCGGCGGATTGGCCGCTGGCTTTCCAACAGCCTTGAGCCCCCCATATGGGGAGACTTTTTTTGGTGAGCCTGCTGGAAGATTTTCAGATGGACGACTCATCATTGATTTCATAGGTACatcttttatttatgtataatctctttttttttttaatgtgaaTTTGTGTTATGCATGGAAAAAAAAACTCATCAAGAGATATATAACTTGTAATATGATTGATTTAGCCAAGAGTTTAGGCCTCCCATTTTTGAGTCCATATCTGGATTCTCTTGGGAACAAATTCGTGAAGGGTGCGAATTTTGCGACGGCAGGCTCAACCATCAGACTGCTTTACACCAATATTATACCAAGTGGTCAGTTTAGTCCCTTCTTTCTTGATGCCCAATTCACACAATTCGTTAGACTAAAATTCACTTCCCAAAAGGCCAAAAAAAGAGGTAATTAACAACTCTTCACTCTCTACAAATTTTGATACATTCATTTGAAGATATTTTGTGACAGAGAGACGAcgttagtttttttctttttaacaaATTAATAGCTACATCTCCATATCATAACTATAGTTAaagtattattaatttattatagaaacttaagaagaaaaaagaaaatcaaATTAAATTAGAGAAAATAAGTGAAAATGATTAGAAATGTAAACGATTGAGTcggtaaaaaatatatatattcttatcattttaaatttacatttttttcaaTTGAAATCCTACTAGCCCTAAGAGGTATATGCTTCCTGaatttatcataaaataaataCATTGTAAGAGTCATTAATTAACAAAAatgtagttttattttttatttttttgtatagaaTGATTTTGGGGTTGATTCTGTATGTTGGCTTAATTTTGTAGGGAGAAGTGGGTATGCAATAACACCCAAAGATAAGGATTTTAAGAAGGCTCTGTACACATTTGACATTGGTCAAAACGATCTTAACGCTGTTTTCCTTGAGACTTTGTCCTTAGACAAAGTTATTGAGTCTGT from the Humulus lupulus chromosome X, drHumLupu1.1, whole genome shotgun sequence genome contains:
- the LOC133803829 gene encoding GDSL esterase/lipase ENOD8-like encodes the protein MGLSAIIAQLCIVSWCVTTMLYDPVFASKQKCFCDFPAIFNFGDSNSDTGGLAAGFPTALSPPYGETFFGEPAGRFSDGRLIIDFIAKSLGLPFLSPYLDSLGNKFVKGANFATAGSTIRLLYTNIIPSGQFSPFFLDAQFTQFVRLKFTSQKAKKRGRSGYAITPKDKDFKKALYTFDIGQNDLNAVFLETLSLDKVIESVPDIVQNFARNFQDIYNISGGKTFWIHNTGPIGCLPVILSLLPSTIEKDEAGCAKPFNEVAQYFNSVLKQATLNLSNQFPSAAITYVDVYSVKYSLFAHPHKYGFDHPFVTCCGYGGGEYNYDNNVTCGGTTTANGTKICVGSCQQPSNRVIWDGVHYTEAANRFVFDRIVTGDFSDPPRSLRKSCFTSTI